The following proteins come from a genomic window of Mycolicibacterium rufum:
- a CDS encoding lactate 2-monooxygenase, which translates to MTFGNYQLEIYLQGLSGVMPTLPMDYAGWEAKAEVAMPPGIWSYVAGGAGDERTQRANRTAFDRWGLMPRMLVGATERDLSVDLFGLELPSPLFMAPVGVIGICAQDGHGDLAAARAAARTGVPMAVSTLTEDPLEDVAAQFGDTPGFFQLYTPTDRDLAASLVQRAEKAGYKAIIVTLDTWIPGWRPRDLSTSNFPQLRGRCLANYTSDPVFRAGLGQPPEENMQGAVLKWVQLFGNPLTWDDLPWLRSLTDLPLVLKGICHPDDVRRAKDGGVDGIYCSTHGGRQANGGLPAIDCLPDVVAAADGLPVLFDSGIRSGTDIVKALALGATAVGVGRPYAYGLAIGGEDGLVHVLRSLLAETDLTMAVDGYPTLADLTPDTLRRVL; encoded by the coding sequence ATGACCTTCGGTAACTACCAGCTCGAGATCTACCTGCAGGGCCTGTCCGGCGTGATGCCGACGCTGCCCATGGACTACGCCGGCTGGGAGGCGAAAGCCGAGGTCGCGATGCCACCGGGAATCTGGTCCTACGTCGCCGGCGGTGCCGGCGACGAGCGCACCCAGCGGGCCAACCGCACCGCGTTCGACCGCTGGGGACTGATGCCGCGGATGCTCGTCGGCGCCACCGAGCGCGACCTGTCCGTCGACCTGTTCGGTCTCGAGCTGCCCTCGCCGCTGTTCATGGCACCCGTCGGGGTGATCGGCATCTGCGCGCAGGACGGCCACGGCGATCTGGCCGCCGCGCGGGCGGCGGCGCGGACCGGAGTACCGATGGCGGTCTCGACGCTGACCGAGGATCCGCTGGAGGACGTCGCCGCCCAGTTCGGGGACACCCCCGGCTTCTTCCAGCTCTACACCCCGACCGACCGTGACCTGGCAGCCAGCCTGGTCCAGCGTGCCGAGAAAGCCGGCTACAAGGCGATCATCGTCACGCTCGACACCTGGATCCCCGGCTGGCGACCCCGCGACCTGTCGACGTCGAACTTCCCCCAGCTGCGCGGCCGGTGCCTGGCCAACTACACCAGCGACCCGGTGTTCCGTGCCGGCCTGGGCCAGCCGCCCGAGGAGAACATGCAGGGCGCGGTCCTCAAGTGGGTGCAGCTGTTCGGTAATCCGCTGACCTGGGACGACCTGCCGTGGCTGCGGTCACTGACCGATCTCCCGCTGGTGCTCAAGGGAATCTGCCATCCCGACGACGTCCGCCGCGCCAAGGACGGCGGGGTGGACGGCATCTACTGCTCGACCCACGGCGGCCGGCAGGCCAACGGGGGGCTGCCCGCCATCGACTGCCTGCCCGACGTCGTCGCGGCGGCCGACGGGCTGCCGGTGCTCTTCGATTCGGGCATCCGCAGCGGCACCGACATCGTCAAGGCGCTCGCCCTCGGCGCCACCGCTGTCGGCGTCGGTCGGCCCTACGCCTACGGCCTCGCCATCGGGGGCGAGGACGGACTGGTGCACGTGCTGCGGTCCCTGCTGGCGGAGACGGATCTGACGATGGCTGTCGACGGCTATCCCACGCTGGCAGATCTCACTCCGGACACGTTGCGGCGCGTCCTGTAG
- a CDS encoding siderophore-interacting protein, giving the protein MAGRPVHTFEVVRTEQISSHIVRVTLGGNGFDTFTPNDYTDAYVKLVFVSDDLDVGALEQSLTLDSFSTLPPQQRPTVRTYTVRSVDAARREIAVDFVVHGEHGVAGPWAARARPGQRLFVMGPSGAYAPDPSADWYLFAGDEAGLPAISAALEALPDNAIGYAFVEVAGPEDEIELTVPSGIQFRWIYRGGRADLVPEDNAGDHAPLIAAVKEALWLPGQVQVFIHGEAQAVMHNLRPYIRKERGVDARWASSISGYWRRGRTEETFREWKRELAAAES; this is encoded by the coding sequence GTGGCAGGACGTCCGGTGCACACCTTCGAGGTCGTGCGGACCGAGCAGATCAGCTCGCACATCGTGCGAGTCACCCTCGGCGGCAACGGTTTCGACACCTTCACGCCGAACGACTACACCGACGCCTACGTGAAGCTGGTGTTCGTCTCCGACGATCTGGACGTCGGGGCTCTCGAGCAATCGCTGACGCTCGACAGCTTTTCGACGCTGCCGCCGCAGCAGCGGCCGACCGTGCGCACCTACACCGTGCGCAGCGTCGATGCCGCGCGGCGCGAGATCGCCGTCGACTTCGTCGTGCACGGTGAGCACGGCGTGGCCGGCCCGTGGGCGGCGCGCGCACGGCCCGGGCAACGACTCTTCGTGATGGGGCCCAGCGGCGCCTACGCCCCCGATCCGTCGGCCGACTGGTACCTGTTCGCCGGCGACGAGGCGGGCCTGCCCGCCATCAGTGCGGCGCTGGAAGCGTTGCCCGACAACGCGATCGGCTATGCGTTCGTCGAGGTGGCCGGACCCGAGGACGAGATCGAGCTCACCGTCCCGTCCGGCATCCAGTTCCGGTGGATCTACCGTGGTGGGCGCGCCGACCTGGTGCCCGAGGACAACGCGGGCGACCACGCGCCGCTGATCGCCGCGGTCAAGGAAGCGCTGTGGCTGCCCGGACAGGTGCAGGTGTTCATCCACGGTGAGGCCCAGGCCGTCATGCACAACCTGCGGCCCTACATCCGCAAGGAGCGCGGCGTCGACGCCCGCTGGGCGTCCTCGATCTCCGGGTACTGGCGGCGCGGCCGCACCGAGGAGACGTTCCGCGAGTGGAAGCGCGAACTGGCCGCCGCGGAATCCTGA
- a CDS encoding TetR/AcrR family transcriptional regulator, with protein sequence MPRPRVHDPDAVLDAVEALVARAGPQAVSIRAISAAVGVSNGALYHTFTSRAGLTGQAWLRAGRRFLAVQNALVDRALTGADASDAVAAAADAPVVFAEQNPAAAALLWSVRRDEVLADDPPEDVAAALRDLDRLLIALMVRLAVAMWDRRDVAAVDVITACIVDLPTALVLQRDRLRNAMAREHLHAAVRAVLDVGPPPEHRRQGRRP encoded by the coding sequence ATGCCCCGGCCCCGCGTGCACGACCCGGACGCGGTGCTCGACGCCGTCGAGGCACTCGTGGCCCGCGCCGGTCCGCAGGCGGTGTCGATCCGCGCGATCAGCGCGGCGGTGGGGGTGTCGAACGGGGCGCTCTATCACACGTTCACTTCCCGGGCCGGATTGACGGGACAGGCCTGGCTTCGGGCGGGCCGGCGGTTCCTGGCCGTGCAGAACGCGCTCGTCGACCGGGCGCTCACCGGCGCCGACGCCTCCGACGCCGTCGCGGCCGCCGCGGACGCACCGGTGGTGTTCGCCGAGCAGAACCCGGCCGCGGCGGCCCTGCTGTGGAGCGTGCGCCGGGACGAGGTCCTGGCCGATGACCCGCCCGAGGACGTCGCCGCCGCACTGCGCGACCTCGACCGGTTGCTCATCGCGCTGATGGTGCGCCTGGCCGTCGCGATGTGGGATCGCAGGGATGTCGCCGCGGTGGACGTAATCACCGCCTGCATCGTCGATCTGCCGACGGCGCTGGTGTTGCAACGCGATCGACTCCGGAACGCGATGGCGCGGGAGCACCTGCACGCCGCCGTGCGGGCCGTCTTGGATGTGGGACCACCACCAGAGCACCGACGACAAGGACGACGACCATGA
- a CDS encoding enoyl-CoA hydratase-related protein, translating to MTVSLTYDEKIAVLRLGDDENRFAPAFLDDVDSAIDQALADGAEGLVTTGGAKFYSNGLDLDWLGAHSDQGPWYLGRVHGLLARLLTLPVPTAAAVVGHAFGAGAMLALAHDFRVMRSDRGFFCLPEVDIRIPFHPGMAALIQAKLTPQAAVGSMTTGRRFGGPEAREYGIVDATAAQADVTTAAVDLLRPLQGKDRGTLGAIKATMFGSVMDTLTNE from the coding sequence ATGACCGTATCCCTCACCTACGACGAGAAGATCGCCGTTCTGCGCCTCGGCGACGACGAAAACCGTTTCGCACCGGCTTTTCTCGACGATGTCGACTCCGCCATCGATCAGGCGCTGGCCGACGGCGCGGAGGGCCTGGTGACCACCGGCGGCGCGAAGTTCTACTCCAACGGACTCGACCTCGACTGGCTGGGCGCGCACAGCGATCAGGGCCCCTGGTATCTCGGCCGGGTGCACGGACTGCTGGCGCGCCTGCTCACGCTGCCGGTGCCCACCGCGGCCGCCGTGGTCGGGCACGCGTTCGGAGCGGGCGCGATGCTGGCGCTGGCGCACGACTTCCGCGTGATGCGCTCCGACCGCGGGTTCTTCTGCCTGCCGGAAGTCGACATCCGCATTCCGTTCCACCCGGGCATGGCGGCGCTGATCCAGGCCAAGCTGACTCCGCAGGCCGCCGTCGGGTCGATGACCACCGGCCGCCGCTTCGGTGGGCCCGAGGCCCGCGAGTACGGCATCGTCGACGCGACCGCGGCCCAAGCCGACGTCACCACCGCCGCGGTCGATCTGCTCCGGCCCCTGCAGGGCAAGGACCGCGGCACCCTCGGCGCCATCAAGGCGACGATGTTCGGGTCAGTAATGGACACCCTCACCAACGAGTAG
- a CDS encoding MGMT family protein — protein sequence MNDAHEQFAAAVLEVVDRIPPGRVMTYGDIAEYLQRGGPRGVGGVMARDGAAVTWWRVVRVNGTLPVHLMVEAQTQWHHEGTPLRRGIVDVAAARWWPDAGLPSSSTITPG from the coding sequence GTGAACGACGCCCACGAGCAGTTCGCCGCAGCGGTCCTCGAGGTCGTCGACCGCATTCCACCGGGACGCGTGATGACCTACGGCGACATCGCCGAATACCTGCAGCGGGGCGGCCCGCGTGGCGTGGGAGGGGTGATGGCACGTGACGGCGCGGCGGTGACCTGGTGGCGGGTGGTCCGGGTCAACGGGACGCTGCCGGTTCACCTGATGGTCGAGGCGCAGACGCAGTGGCACCACGAGGGCACCCCCTTGCGGCGGGGGATCGTCGACGTCGCCGCGGCGCGCTGGTGGCCGGACGCGGGCTTGCCTTCGTCGTCGACGATTACACCCGGTTAA
- the dprA gene encoding DNA-processing protein DprA: MTEERRAWAYLSRVAEPPNPRVAALARTLGPVEAAERIRRRDLSDAPLLKATEARCGMNCARDDLDTLDRLGGRLIVEGDEEWPLLAFRSFAGVETFSKPQAYAPLALWVVGPSSLAEVSERAAAVVGTRAATTYGEFATADLAAGLAERDVAVVSGGAYGIDGAAHRAALACDGITVAVLACGVDVPYPSGHSALLRRVSRHGLIVSEYPPGMRPTRRQFLARNRLVAAVTGATVVVEAGARSGAANTAAWARALGRNVLAVPGPITSAASVGCHALINGGARLVTRAEEIVEYVGCAGELAPDLPRRRSELDDLMPDEFAVYEALPGRGSRSIDDIAVVAGVPVADVVGPLTMLDIKGLVKQQEDGEWKLVQRRAER; encoded by the coding sequence GTGACCGAGGAGCGGCGCGCGTGGGCGTATCTGTCGCGGGTGGCCGAGCCGCCCAATCCCCGGGTGGCGGCGCTGGCGCGCACGCTCGGGCCCGTGGAAGCCGCCGAGCGTATCCGCCGCCGCGACCTCTCCGATGCGCCGTTACTGAAGGCGACCGAGGCGAGGTGCGGGATGAATTGTGCCCGAGATGATCTCGACACACTCGATCGTCTGGGTGGACGGTTGATCGTCGAGGGTGACGAGGAGTGGCCGCTGTTGGCGTTCCGCAGCTTCGCCGGCGTGGAGACGTTCTCGAAACCTCAGGCTTACGCGCCGCTGGCGCTGTGGGTGGTGGGGCCGTCGTCGCTGGCGGAGGTGTCCGAACGAGCGGCGGCCGTCGTGGGCACCAGGGCGGCCACGACCTACGGCGAGTTCGCGACCGCCGATCTGGCGGCCGGTCTGGCCGAACGGGACGTCGCCGTCGTCTCCGGTGGTGCCTACGGCATCGACGGCGCGGCGCACCGGGCGGCGCTGGCGTGTGACGGGATCACGGTGGCGGTGCTGGCGTGCGGTGTCGACGTGCCGTATCCGTCGGGGCATTCGGCGCTGCTGCGTCGGGTGTCCCGGCACGGGTTGATCGTCAGCGAGTATCCGCCCGGGATGCGGCCGACCAGGCGTCAGTTCTTGGCCCGCAACCGGTTGGTGGCCGCGGTGACGGGCGCCACCGTGGTGGTCGAGGCGGGGGCGCGCAGCGGTGCGGCCAACACCGCGGCGTGGGCTCGTGCGCTCGGTCGTAACGTCTTGGCGGTTCCCGGTCCGATCACGTCCGCGGCGTCGGTGGGCTGCCATGCGCTGATCAACGGGGGCGCGCGGCTGGTCACGCGTGCCGAGGAGATCGTCGAGTACGTCGGTTGCGCCGGGGAGCTCGCCCCCGATCTGCCGCGGCGCCGATCGGAACTCGACGACCTGATGCCCGACGAGTTCGCCGTGTACGAGGCGCTGCCCGGCCGCGGCTCGCGATCGATCGACGACATCGCCGTGGTCGCCGGCGTGCCGGTGGCCGATGTCGTCGGTCCGCTGACCATGCTCGACATCAAGGGTCTGGTGAAGCAGCAGGAGGACGGGGAATGGAAATTGGTGCAGCGCAGAGCAGAGCGCTGA
- a CDS encoding YifB family Mg chelatase-like AAA ATPase, with translation MALGRAFSVAVRGVEGHIVEIEADISNGLPGVHLVGLADAALQESRDRVRAAITNCQFEWPQTRLTLALSPATLPKMGSVYDLALATVVLAAHGKKAWPKLEKTVLLGELALDGRVRPVKGVLPAVLAAQRHGWQAVVVPIDNLAEASLVDGVEVWGARTLGQVHAWLAGKAQLAARIDDPRQAPEVAVDLADVVGQPQARAAIEVAAAGGHNLVMTGPPGVGKTMLAQRLPGLLPPLSRDEALEVTAIHSVAGLLTGDAPLITRPPFVAPHHTSSVAALVGGGSGLARPGAVSRAHRGVLFLDEFAEINHAALEALRTPLEDGVIRLARREGVACYPCRLQLVLAANLCPCAPPDPRDCVCASADRRRYRTRLSGPLLDRVDLRVEMHGSRAGTFADEGGESTAVVRERVWAARAAARERWRPHGVSTNAEVSGALLRRSFRLGGDAMKPLRTAVDRGALSIRGMDRTLRVAWTLCDLAGGVSPTREQVTRALAYRQAGERS, from the coding sequence ATGGCGCTGGGGCGGGCGTTCTCGGTGGCGGTGCGCGGTGTGGAGGGGCACATCGTCGAGATCGAGGCGGACATCTCCAACGGGCTTCCCGGTGTGCACCTGGTGGGACTGGCCGACGCAGCGCTGCAGGAGTCGCGGGACCGGGTGCGCGCGGCGATCACCAACTGCCAGTTCGAGTGGCCCCAGACGCGGCTGACGCTGGCGTTGTCGCCGGCGACCTTGCCGAAGATGGGCTCGGTCTACGACCTGGCGCTGGCCACGGTGGTGCTCGCCGCACACGGCAAGAAAGCGTGGCCGAAGCTCGAGAAGACCGTGCTGCTGGGCGAACTGGCGCTCGACGGGCGGGTGCGCCCGGTCAAGGGCGTACTACCGGCCGTGCTCGCCGCGCAGCGGCACGGCTGGCAGGCGGTCGTGGTGCCGATCGACAACCTCGCCGAGGCCAGCCTGGTCGACGGGGTCGAGGTGTGGGGTGCCCGGACGCTCGGTCAGGTGCACGCGTGGCTGGCCGGCAAGGCGCAGCTGGCGGCGCGCATCGACGACCCGCGACAAGCGCCGGAGGTCGCCGTCGACCTCGCCGATGTCGTGGGGCAGCCGCAGGCGCGCGCGGCGATCGAGGTGGCGGCGGCGGGCGGGCACAACCTGGTGATGACCGGTCCGCCAGGCGTCGGTAAAACGATGCTGGCGCAACGGCTTCCGGGGCTGCTACCACCACTGTCACGTGACGAGGCACTCGAGGTCACCGCCATCCATTCGGTCGCGGGGCTGCTGACCGGCGACGCGCCGCTGATCACCCGGCCCCCGTTCGTCGCGCCGCACCACACCTCCAGCGTCGCAGCGCTGGTGGGCGGCGGTTCCGGGTTGGCGCGCCCGGGAGCGGTCAGCCGGGCCCATCGCGGGGTGCTGTTCCTCGACGAGTTCGCCGAGATCAATCACGCTGCACTGGAGGCTTTGCGAACTCCGCTGGAGGACGGAGTGATCCGGTTGGCCCGCCGCGAGGGGGTGGCGTGCTATCCGTGCCGGCTACAACTCGTGCTCGCGGCGAACCTGTGCCCGTGCGCGCCGCCGGATCCACGCGACTGCGTCTGCGCCTCGGCCGACAGGCGCCGCTACCGCACCCGGCTGTCGGGCCCGTTGCTCGACCGGGTCGATCTGCGGGTCGAGATGCACGGCTCACGCGCCGGCACCTTCGCCGACGAGGGTGGGGAGTCGACCGCGGTGGTGCGGGAACGGGTGTGGGCGGCCCGGGCCGCCGCGCGCGAGCGATGGCGCCCGCACGGTGTCAGCACCAACGCCGAAGTGAGCGGTGCGCTGCTGCGCCGATCGTTCCGGCTGGGCGGCGACGCGATGAAGCCGTTGAGGACCGCGGTCGACCGTGGGGCGCTGAGCATCCGCGGCATGGATCGCACGCTCCGCGTCGCGTGGACGCTGTGCGACCTCGCCGGTGGTGTGTCGCCGACGCGGGAACAGGTGACGCGCGCACTGGCGTATCGGCAGGCGGGGGAGCGGTCGTGA
- a CDS encoding YraN family protein: MTKTHSRAEIGALGEQLAVDHLRGLGLQIVERNWRCRYGELDVVAADGRVLVFVEVKTRTGDQFGGAVAAVTPAKVRRLRRLAGLWLAEHRDAWAAVRLDVVAITIGRRRTPEITHVQGVG; the protein is encoded by the coding sequence ATGACGAAGACACACAGCCGCGCCGAGATCGGGGCGCTGGGGGAGCAGCTCGCGGTCGACCACCTGCGTGGGCTCGGACTGCAGATCGTGGAACGCAACTGGCGTTGCCGCTACGGCGAACTGGACGTGGTGGCCGCCGACGGGCGGGTACTGGTGTTCGTCGAGGTGAAGACGCGCACCGGTGACCAGTTCGGCGGCGCCGTGGCGGCGGTGACGCCGGCCAAGGTGCGACGGCTGCGCCGGCTGGCCGGCCTGTGGCTGGCCGAGCACCGCGACGCCTGGGCGGCGGTGCGTCTGGATGTCGTCGCGATCACGATCGGACGCCGCCGCACCCCGGAGATCACCCATGTGCAGGGGGTGGGGTGA
- a CDS encoding DUF1206 domain-containing protein, with translation MATRASHQSLHGVAHRATGSDAFEYTARAGFAASGVLHLLVAYIIAQLAFTGAGGNADQSGALATLAGQTGGKIVLWVAAVGLVALGLWRIAEAVMGAKPKERSGQRGDNPAWKRGKSLALAVVNFAIALSAARFAMGSGQSSSQQNSGMSAQLMQSGWGKVVLIAIGLGVIAVGGYHVYKGASQKFLDELTVSGGRWITATGVAGYVAKGLVLAGAGLLVIIATLQADPSKASGLDAAVKTLGQAPFGKFLLILAALGIAAFGAYSFVRSKYNRM, from the coding sequence ATGGCCACCAGAGCTTCGCACCAATCGCTGCACGGCGTCGCGCACCGCGCCACCGGCAGCGACGCCTTCGAGTACACCGCCCGCGCCGGCTTCGCCGCCAGCGGCGTGCTGCACCTGCTCGTCGCGTACATCATCGCCCAGTTGGCGTTCACCGGAGCCGGCGGCAACGCCGACCAGTCCGGCGCGCTGGCCACCCTCGCCGGCCAGACCGGCGGCAAGATCGTGCTGTGGGTCGCCGCGGTCGGCCTGGTCGCCCTGGGCCTGTGGCGCATCGCCGAGGCGGTGATGGGCGCCAAGCCCAAGGAGCGGTCCGGCCAGCGCGGGGACAACCCGGCGTGGAAGCGGGGCAAGTCGCTGGCCCTGGCCGTGGTGAACTTCGCGATCGCGCTGTCCGCAGCACGGTTCGCGATGGGTAGCGGCCAGTCCAGCAGCCAGCAGAACTCCGGCATGTCGGCGCAACTGATGCAGTCGGGATGGGGCAAGGTCGTGCTGATCGCCATCGGCCTCGGTGTCATCGCGGTCGGCGGCTACCACGTCTACAAGGGCGCGTCGCAGAAGTTCCTCGACGAACTGACCGTCTCCGGGGGCCGGTGGATCACCGCGACCGGCGTCGCCGGCTACGTCGCCAAGGGCCTCGTGCTCGCCGGCGCCGGGCTGCTGGTCATCATCGCCACGCTGCAGGCCGACCCCTCGAAGGCCAGCGGTCTCGACGCCGCGGTCAAGACGCTCGGGCAGGCGCCGTTCGGCAAGTTCCTGCTGATCCTGGCCGCGCTGGGCATCGCCGCGTTCGGCGCCTACAGCTTCGTGCGGAGCAAGTACAACCGGATGTGA
- a CDS encoding AMP-binding protein yields MRPLLDHLRRFADRTAVLTDTTTLSYRELADRVTWCARDLGTRRTLVLLEARNDIEALTHYLAALAAGHVVLPVPEGADTDALIATYRPGIIVDRHGMRGGDDAPPVLHDDLALLMSTSGSTGSPKLVRLSHTNLAANARAIAGYLDIRDTDRAATTLPMSYCYGLSVIHSHLLVGAALILTDRSVAEPAFWELFDHHRGTTFAGVPYTFELLDRVGFAEMRLPHLRYVTQAGGRMPPERVRQFAALGERRGWALFVMYGATEATARMAYLPPEFARTHPGAIGRPIPGGSFTLEPLKGWPDDTGELVYRGPNVMMGYAERAGDLALGATVDALRTGDVGRRCAPDLYEVIGRTSRFVKMFGLRIDLQRLETSLADDGMPALCTDTGDGLAVVAAGAHDPDDVRRRVARASGLPVAAVRAAAVPALPLLPSGKPDYPRVRTLVADGPPAQESAELIDLFADVLHLDPAHISTDATFVDLGGNSLSYVTMSVRLERALGHLPADWPRLPIRELERRPGPRPRWWRSWGTTLETSVALRALAIVLVVCSHAELFEMWGGAHILLGIAGYNFARFCLTPLSRPERFRHLRTTIAWIALPAVAWVAFALVVTDDYHLSNLLLANKFLGPHDSMTAGRLWFVEVLVWTLIGLTLLFWLPVADRLERRAPFAVAAAFLAVGMALRYDVPGLGLGHDAWFTMLAFWFFAIGWAAGKATTALQRAIVTVVLIVGVHGYFGNSLREALVTTGLVLLIWLPTVRCPAVVALAAGAIAEASLYTYLTHFQVYPLFGSHRLYGVVASVVIGIALTAVVTQVRARMRDRRLTARDPARAPALR; encoded by the coding sequence ATGCGGCCGCTGCTCGACCACCTGCGCCGGTTCGCGGACCGCACCGCCGTGCTCACCGACACCACCACTCTGAGCTATCGCGAGCTCGCCGACCGGGTCACGTGGTGCGCCCGCGATCTCGGCACCCGACGCACCCTCGTGCTCCTCGAAGCCCGCAACGACATCGAAGCGCTGACCCATTACCTCGCCGCGCTCGCGGCCGGCCACGTCGTCCTCCCGGTCCCCGAAGGCGCCGACACCGACGCCCTGATCGCGACGTACCGCCCCGGGATCATCGTCGACCGTCACGGGATGCGCGGGGGCGACGACGCACCCCCCGTCCTCCACGACGATCTCGCGCTGCTGATGTCGACGTCGGGAAGCACCGGATCCCCCAAACTGGTACGGCTGTCCCACACCAACCTCGCCGCCAACGCGCGCGCGATCGCCGGGTATCTCGACATCCGCGACACCGACCGCGCCGCCACCACGCTGCCGATGTCGTACTGCTACGGCCTGTCGGTGATCCACAGCCATCTGCTCGTCGGCGCAGCGCTGATCCTCACCGACCGCTCCGTCGCCGAGCCGGCGTTCTGGGAGCTGTTCGACCACCACCGCGGCACCACCTTCGCCGGCGTGCCCTACACCTTCGAACTGCTCGACCGCGTGGGCTTCGCTGAGATGCGCCTTCCGCACCTGCGCTACGTCACCCAGGCCGGCGGTCGGATGCCACCCGAGCGGGTACGGCAGTTCGCCGCGCTCGGTGAGCGGCGGGGCTGGGCGCTGTTCGTGATGTACGGCGCCACCGAGGCGACGGCCCGGATGGCCTACCTGCCACCGGAATTCGCTCGCACCCACCCCGGTGCGATCGGCCGCCCGATCCCCGGCGGCTCGTTCACCCTCGAGCCCCTCAAGGGCTGGCCCGACGACACCGGAGAACTGGTCTACCGCGGGCCGAACGTGATGATGGGCTACGCGGAGCGGGCCGGCGACCTGGCACTGGGGGCCACCGTGGACGCGCTGCGCACCGGCGACGTGGGCCGCCGGTGCGCACCCGACCTGTACGAAGTCATCGGGCGCACCAGCCGGTTCGTCAAGATGTTCGGCCTGCGCATCGACCTGCAGCGGCTCGAGACGAGCCTCGCCGACGACGGAATGCCTGCGCTGTGCACCGACACCGGGGACGGGCTCGCGGTCGTCGCCGCCGGCGCGCACGACCCCGACGACGTGCGGCGGCGGGTCGCCCGGGCCAGCGGGCTGCCCGTCGCTGCCGTGCGCGCCGCCGCAGTGCCCGCACTGCCGCTGCTGCCCTCCGGCAAGCCGGACTATCCGCGCGTGCGCACCCTGGTCGCCGACGGCCCGCCGGCGCAGGAATCCGCGGAGCTGATCGATCTCTTCGCCGACGTCCTGCACCTCGACCCGGCCCACATCTCGACCGACGCCACGTTCGTCGACCTCGGCGGCAACTCGCTGTCCTACGTCACCATGTCGGTGCGCCTGGAGCGGGCGCTGGGTCACCTTCCCGCCGACTGGCCACGCCTACCGATCCGCGAGCTGGAACGCAGGCCCGGACCCCGGCCCCGGTGGTGGCGGTCCTGGGGCACCACGCTGGAGACCAGCGTCGCCCTGCGCGCGCTCGCCATCGTGCTCGTCGTCTGCTCGCACGCCGAACTGTTCGAGATGTGGGGCGGAGCGCACATCCTGCTCGGCATCGCCGGATACAACTTCGCCCGGTTCTGTCTGACCCCGCTGTCCCGGCCCGAGCGCTTCCGGCACCTGCGCACCACCATCGCGTGGATCGCGCTACCCGCCGTGGCCTGGGTCGCGTTCGCCCTCGTGGTCACCGACGACTACCACCTGTCGAACCTGCTGCTGGCCAACAAGTTCCTCGGTCCGCACGACAGCATGACGGCGGGCCGGCTGTGGTTCGTCGAGGTGCTGGTCTGGACGTTGATCGGGCTGACGCTGCTGTTCTGGCTACCCGTGGCCGACCGGCTGGAACGTCGTGCCCCCTTCGCGGTGGCGGCAGCGTTCCTGGCCGTGGGCATGGCGCTGCGCTACGACGTGCCGGGCCTTGGGCTGGGCCACGACGCCTGGTTCACCATGCTGGCGTTCTGGTTCTTCGCCATCGGCTGGGCGGCCGGCAAGGCGACCACCGCACTGCAACGCGCGATCGTCACCGTGGTGCTGATCGTCGGTGTGCACGGCTACTTCGGCAACTCCCTGCGCGAGGCGCTGGTGACGACGGGGCTGGTGCTGCTGATCTGGCTGCCGACGGTGCGCTGTCCCGCGGTGGTGGCGCTCGCGGCCGGCGCGATCGCCGAGGCCTCCCTCTACACCTATCTCACGCACTTCCAGGTGTATCCGCTGTTCGGCAGCCACCGGCTCTACGGCGTGGTGGCCTCCGTCGTGATCGGTATCGCGCTGACCGCGGTGGTCACGCAGGTGCGTGCCCGGATGCGCGACCGCCGACTCACCGCGCGGGATCCGGCGCGGGCTCCCGCTCTGCGATGA